In Pseudomonas fluorescens, one genomic interval encodes:
- a CDS encoding TonB-dependent siderophore receptor, producing the protein MKSRAKSGSVKQWLGVSALSFSALALLPLSVALAAETVSSPTQKQFSFSLSAKPLPQALSDFSRVTGQSVVYTDEAPYGLNAPAVSGQMSAEQALQRLLSGSGMTFRRTDSHTLALEPQPTAGALNLGATTITSMRDESMSYQPPQTSSVMRSSASLQEIPQTVNVIPAQVIRDQAPRNLDDALANVSGITQGNTLGSTQDSVMTRGFGDNRNGSIMRDGMPIVQGRGMNATVDRVEVLKGPASLLYGIQDPGGVVNLVSKKPELTQYNALTLRGSTYGDGKNGSGGTFDSTGALGESGLAYRLVLDHEDEDYWRNYGTHRETLIAPSLAWFGERTKLSFGYEHREFLTPFDRGTVIDPRTNHPLDISRNERLDEPFNDMEGRSDLYHFEADHELNDDWKAHFGYSWNRETYDASQVRVTAIDTKKGTLTRSMDGTQGAISTDRFTTASLEGKVNLLGMQHDLVFGVDDEYRKIYRADLIRQKSLSTFSYVNPVYGREVEGTTVSPADSAQTDLLRSDSVFLQDSIHLNDQWILVAGGRFQEYDQYAGKGVPFKANTDSNGQKFVPRAGLVYRYTDELSFYGSYTESFKPNSTIAPLSGSSTVLDGSIAPEEAKSWELGARLDMPGRITGNIALFDIKKRNVLVSNSEGPTTIYSAAGEVRSRGLELDLTGQLTDRWSLIGAYAYTDAEVTDDPDYKGNRLQNVAKNSGSLSAVYDFGSVMGGDQLRVGAGARYVGERAGNAVNDFDLPSYTVADAFATYDTRLEGQKVKFQLNVKNLFDRTYYTSAASRFFVSMGDSRQISLSSTLEF; encoded by the coding sequence ATGAAGTCCAGGGCAAAATCGGGTTCGGTCAAACAGTGGTTGGGTGTTTCGGCATTGAGTTTTTCGGCGTTGGCGCTGTTGCCGCTGAGTGTGGCGCTGGCCGCTGAAACCGTCAGCAGTCCGACACAGAAACAGTTCAGTTTCTCCCTGAGCGCCAAACCACTGCCCCAGGCTCTGAGCGACTTCAGCCGCGTCACCGGGCAAAGCGTGGTCTACACCGATGAAGCGCCGTACGGCCTCAACGCCCCGGCCGTCAGCGGCCAGATGAGCGCCGAACAGGCGCTGCAACGCCTGCTCAGTGGTTCCGGCATGACCTTTCGCCGTACCGACAGCCACACCTTGGCGCTGGAACCGCAACCCACCGCAGGCGCACTCAATCTTGGCGCGACCACCATCACGTCGATGCGTGACGAGTCGATGAGCTATCAGCCGCCGCAGACCAGTTCGGTGATGCGCTCCTCGGCTTCGCTGCAGGAGATTCCTCAGACCGTCAACGTGATTCCGGCCCAGGTGATCCGTGATCAGGCCCCGCGCAATCTCGACGATGCGTTGGCCAACGTCAGCGGCATCACCCAGGGCAACACCTTGGGCAGCACGCAAGACTCGGTGATGACCCGCGGTTTCGGCGACAACCGCAACGGCTCGATCATGCGCGACGGCATGCCGATCGTGCAGGGCCGTGGCATGAACGCGACGGTCGATCGGGTCGAAGTGCTCAAGGGCCCGGCCTCGTTGCTCTACGGCATTCAGGATCCGGGCGGCGTGGTCAACCTGGTCAGCAAGAAGCCGGAACTGACTCAGTACAACGCGCTGACCCTGCGCGGTTCCACCTACGGCGACGGCAAAAATGGCAGCGGTGGCACCTTCGACAGCACCGGGGCGCTGGGCGAATCCGGGCTGGCCTATCGGCTGGTGCTGGATCATGAAGACGAAGATTACTGGCGCAACTACGGCACTCACCGCGAGACGCTGATCGCGCCGTCGCTGGCCTGGTTCGGCGAGCGTACCAAGCTGTCGTTCGGTTATGAACACCGCGAGTTTCTCACCCCGTTCGACCGGGGCACGGTAATCGATCCGCGCACCAACCATCCGCTGGACATCTCGCGCAACGAGCGTCTGGACGAGCCGTTCAACGACATGGAAGGCCGTTCCGACCTGTACCACTTCGAAGCCGACCACGAACTCAACGACGACTGGAAAGCTCATTTTGGCTACAGCTGGAACCGCGAAACCTACGACGCCAGCCAGGTACGCGTGACCGCCATCGACACCAAAAAAGGCACGCTGACCCGCAGCATGGACGGCACGCAAGGCGCGATCAGCACTGACCGTTTCACCACCGCCAGCCTCGAAGGCAAAGTCAACCTGCTGGGCATGCAACATGATCTGGTGTTCGGCGTTGACGATGAGTACCGCAAGATCTACCGCGCTGACCTGATCCGCCAGAAAAGCCTGAGCACCTTCAGCTATGTCAATCCGGTGTATGGCCGTGAAGTCGAAGGCACCACGGTCAGCCCGGCGGACAGCGCGCAGACCGATCTGCTGCGCAGCGATTCGGTGTTTCTGCAGGACTCGATACACCTCAACGACCAGTGGATTCTGGTCGCCGGCGGACGCTTCCAGGAGTACGACCAGTACGCCGGCAAAGGCGTGCCGTTCAAGGCCAACACCGACAGCAACGGGCAGAAATTCGTACCGCGCGCCGGTCTGGTGTATCGCTACACCGACGAATTATCGTTCTACGGCAGCTACACCGAATCGTTCAAACCCAACTCGACCATCGCCCCGCTCAGCGGCAGCAGCACCGTGCTCGACGGCAGCATTGCGCCGGAAGAGGCCAAGTCGTGGGAACTGGGTGCGCGTCTGGATATGCCGGGGCGCATCACCGGCAATATCGCGCTGTTCGACATCAAGAAGCGCAACGTGCTGGTCTCCAATTCTGAAGGCCCGACCACCATTTACAGCGCGGCTGGCGAAGTGCGTTCCCGGGGTCTGGAACTGGACCTGACCGGGCAGTTGACCGATCGCTGGAGCCTGATCGGCGCCTATGCCTACACCGATGCCGAGGTCACCGACGACCCGGACTACAAAGGCAATCGCTTGCAAAACGTGGCGAAGAACAGCGGTTCATTGTCGGCGGTGTATGACTTCGGCAGCGTGATGGGTGGCGACCAACTGCGGGTCGGTGCCGGGGCGCGGTATGTCGGCGAACGCGCGGGCAATGCGGTGAATGATTTCGACCTGCCGAGCTACACCGTGGCCGATGCGTTTGCCACTTACGACACCAGACTCGAAGGGCAGAAGGTCAAGTTCCAGCTCAACGTGAAGAACCTGTTCGACCGCACCTACTACACCTCCGCGGCGAGCCGGTTCTTTGTGTCGATGGGCGATTCGCGGCAGATTTCGCTCTCCAGTACGCTGGAGTTCTGA
- a CDS encoding helix-turn-helix domain-containing protein, producing the protein MAAIDTLQVFQALNRSPNARLLHSADLGDGLSAALWTNHHDAQEYETPSHHTLSCYIAGGTGTFRRGQPGRKGGPDKLCILPADHQSGWVINGDLRLAHLYFSAEQFALGCVTLLDREPREMQLREQTFLEDPQQARRFRQLLTLNWDEPAERLLTSSIAHELISHTLLSQVGARQGVRLKGGLAPHQRRQLVEFIDNQLAEPISLGQLAGLCALSEYHFARMFRVSFGLPPHQYVLARRLNRARELLRGTALPLGEIALACGFASASHFTNRFRQVLGGTPGDYRQAFLR; encoded by the coding sequence ATGGCCGCTATCGATACCCTGCAAGTCTTCCAAGCCCTCAACCGCTCGCCGAATGCACGCCTGTTGCACAGCGCCGATCTCGGTGACGGCTTGTCTGCGGCCCTGTGGACCAACCACCACGATGCCCAGGAATACGAAACGCCGAGCCACCACACGCTTTCCTGCTACATCGCCGGGGGCACGGGCACCTTTCGCCGTGGCCAACCGGGGCGCAAGGGCGGACCGGACAAGTTGTGCATCCTGCCCGCCGATCACCAATCGGGCTGGGTGATCAACGGCGATCTGCGTCTCGCTCATCTGTATTTCAGCGCCGAACAATTTGCCTTGGGTTGCGTCACGCTGCTGGATCGCGAGCCGCGAGAGATGCAGTTGCGCGAGCAGACCTTTCTGGAAGATCCGCAGCAGGCCCGACGCTTTCGTCAGTTACTGACACTGAATTGGGACGAACCGGCCGAACGCCTGCTGACCAGCAGCATTGCGCATGAATTGATCAGCCATACCCTGCTCAGCCAGGTCGGCGCCCGGCAGGGTGTGCGCCTCAAGGGCGGACTGGCGCCCCATCAGCGGCGGCAACTGGTCGAGTTCATCGACAATCAGTTGGCCGAGCCGATCAGCCTCGGGCAACTGGCCGGATTGTGTGCGCTGTCGGAATACCACTTTGCGCGGATGTTTCGCGTGAGCTTCGGCCTGCCGCCGCATCAGTACGTGCTGGCGCGGCGCTTGAACCGGGCGCGGGAATTGTTGCGCGGCACGGCGTTGCCGCTGGGGGAGATTGCACTGGCGTGCGGGTTTGCCAGTGCCAGTCATTTCACCAACCGGTTTCGGCAAGTATTGGGTGGGACGCCGGGGGATTATCGACAGGCGTTTTTGCGTTAG
- a CDS encoding DMT family transporter: MNLSLYLLTVLIWGTTWIALKWQLGVVAIPVSIVYRFGLAALVLFVLLLLSRRLQPMNRRGHLICVAQGLCLFCVNFMCFLTASQWIPSGLVAVVFSTATLWNALNARVFFGQRIARNVLMGGALGLFGLGMLFWPELAGHHASPETLLGLGLALCGTLCFSAGNMLSSLQQKAGLKPLTTNAWGMAYGAAMLSVWCLVNGIAFDMEWSPRYVGALLYLVIPGSVIGFTAYLTLVGRMGPERAAYCTVLFPVVALNVSAFVEGYQWTAPALFGLVLVMLGNVLVFRKPKTLVAPVQGKLV, encoded by the coding sequence ATGAACCTTTCGCTGTATCTGCTGACCGTGCTGATCTGGGGCACCACCTGGATTGCCCTGAAATGGCAACTGGGCGTGGTGGCGATTCCGGTGTCGATCGTTTATCGCTTCGGTCTCGCCGCGCTGGTGCTGTTCGTGCTGTTGCTGCTCAGTCGGCGGCTGCAACCGATGAATCGGCGTGGCCATTTGATCTGTGTGGCGCAGGGGTTGTGCCTGTTCTGCGTCAACTTCATGTGCTTTCTGACCGCCAGCCAGTGGATTCCCAGCGGGCTGGTGGCGGTGGTGTTTTCCACGGCCACTTTGTGGAATGCGCTCAATGCCCGCGTATTCTTCGGTCAGCGCATCGCGCGCAATGTTTTGATGGGCGGGGCGCTCGGCCTGTTCGGTCTGGGAATGCTGTTCTGGCCGGAACTGGCCGGCCATCACGCCAGCCCCGAAACGTTGCTTGGTCTTGGCCTGGCGCTGTGTGGCACCTTGTGTTTTTCGGCGGGCAATATGTTGTCGAGTCTGCAGCAGAAGGCAGGCTTGAAACCCTTGACCACCAATGCCTGGGGCATGGCCTACGGGGCGGCGATGTTGTCGGTGTGGTGTCTGGTCAATGGCATTGCGTTCGACATGGAGTGGTCGCCACGTTACGTCGGGGCGTTACTGTATCTGGTGATCCCCGGTTCGGTGATCGGCTTCACCGCGTACCTGACGTTGGTCGGACGTATGGGGCCGGAGCGTGCGGCGTATTGCACCGTGCTGTTCCCGGTGGTGGCACTGAACGTGTCAGCGTTTGTTGAAGGTTATCAGTGGACGGCACCGGCGTTGTTCGGGCTGGTGTTGGTGATGCTGGGTAATGTCTTGGTGTTTCGTAAGCCGAAAACGCTGGTGGCGCCGGTGCAGGGGAAGTTGGTATGA
- a CDS encoding DUF2165 family protein: MNNLTTDKVIRYSKVILMAYISFFGVLVMFHNFTDYDSNYTYVAHILSMDTTTANESIKYRAIDSPMIHHRIYWFIITMEVTYTTLCLIGTYQLYRHINAPAEVFHEAKKFSIMGILAAIFIYYVCLQTVGVEWFDMDTSQSWNAKDWARHIIDFIFPVMIYITLKVER, encoded by the coding sequence GTGAACAACCTGACAACCGATAAAGTTATTCGCTACAGCAAAGTTATATTGATGGCTTACATCAGCTTCTTTGGTGTATTGGTGATGTTTCACAACTTTACCGACTATGACTCGAACTACACGTACGTGGCTCATATCCTGAGCATGGACACTACCACCGCCAATGAGTCCATAAAATACCGAGCCATCGATTCACCGATGATTCATCACCGGATCTACTGGTTCATCATCACGATGGAAGTAACGTATACGACGTTATGCCTGATAGGCACCTATCAACTCTATCGGCACATCAATGCGCCTGCAGAGGTATTCCATGAGGCAAAAAAGTTCTCGATCATGGGCATACTGGCGGCAATTTTCATTTATTACGTGTGCCTGCAAACCGTGGGGGTGGAATGGTTTGACATGGACACCTCACAATCATGGAATGCCAAGGACTGGGCCCGGCATATCATTGACTTCATATTCCCGGTGATGATTTACATCACCTTGAAAGTCGAGCGCTGA
- a CDS encoding 2-hydroxyacid dehydrogenase, giving the protein MKKTVLAFSRITPPMIERLQQEFDVIVPNPKNGDINAQFNEALPHAQGLIGVGRKLGKAQLETATKLEVVSSVSVGYDNYDLDYFNERGIMLTNTPDVLTESTADLAFALIMSSARRVAELDAWTKAGQWQASVGAPLFGCDVHGKTLGIVGMGNIGAAVARRGHFGFNMPIIYSGNSRKTELEQQLGAEFRSLDQLLAEADFVCLVVPLSDKTRHLISHRELALMKPGAILVNISRGPVVDEPALIEALQNNRIRGAGLDVYEKEPLAESPLFQLKNAVTLPHIGSATNETREAMADRALANLRSALLGERPQDLVNPQVWRG; this is encoded by the coding sequence ATGAAAAAAACAGTCCTGGCCTTCAGCCGCATCACCCCACCCATGATCGAACGCCTGCAACAAGAGTTCGACGTCATCGTCCCCAACCCAAAGAACGGCGACATCAACGCCCAATTCAACGAAGCCCTCCCCCACGCCCAAGGCCTGATCGGCGTCGGCCGCAAACTCGGCAAAGCCCAACTCGAAACCGCCACAAAACTCGAAGTAGTCTCCAGCGTCTCCGTCGGCTACGACAACTACGACCTCGACTACTTCAATGAACGCGGGATCATGCTCACCAACACCCCGGACGTGCTCACCGAAAGCACCGCCGACCTCGCCTTCGCCCTGATCATGAGCAGCGCCCGCCGCGTCGCCGAACTCGACGCCTGGACCAAGGCCGGCCAATGGCAGGCCAGCGTCGGCGCACCGTTGTTCGGCTGTGACGTCCACGGTAAAACCCTGGGCATCGTCGGCATGGGCAACATCGGCGCCGCCGTCGCCCGCCGTGGCCATTTCGGCTTCAACATGCCGATTATCTACAGCGGCAACAGCCGCAAGACCGAACTGGAACAGCAACTCGGCGCAGAGTTTCGCAGCCTCGACCAGTTGCTCGCCGAAGCCGACTTCGTCTGCCTGGTGGTGCCGCTCAGCGACAAGACCCGCCACCTGATCAGCCATCGCGAATTGGCGTTGATGAAGCCGGGGGCGATTTTGGTCAACATCTCCCGTGGCCCGGTGGTCGACGAGCCGGCGCTGATCGAAGCCCTGCAAAACAATCGCATCCGTGGCGCCGGACTGGACGTCTACGAGAAAGAACCGCTGGCCGAGTCGCCGCTGTTCCAGTTGAAAAATGCTGTGACATTGCCGCACATCGGCTCCGCCACGAATGAAACGCGCGAAGCCATGGCCGATCGTGCACTGGCCAATCTGCGCAGCGCGCTGCTCGGCGAACGCCCGCAGGACCTGGTCAATCCGCAAGTCTGGCGCGGATAA
- a CDS encoding IS256 family transposase codes for MPTKKKPAREAQRDLPSIPQELIDQFVSGPMSADAIQDAAMAFKKALIERALGAEMGHHLGYPQGAERPEDSSNQRNGRSSKTVLTEDGPLRLDIPRDRDGSFAPILIPKHERRFTGFDDKIIAMYARGMSVREIRAFLSEQYGTDVSHDFISSVTDAVLEEVSTWQQRPLEPMYPVIFFDALRVKIRDEGVVRNKAIYLALGVLPDGTRDILGIWIENTEGAKFWMKVFNDLKTRGVEDVLIAVTDGLKGMPEALSAVFPETTLQTCIVHLIRNSLDYAAWDKRRELAKALKPIYQALNADVAEQALDAFEAGPWGKQYPTIAAAWRRAWERVIPFFVFPPAIRKVIYTTNAIESINSQLRKIIKTRGHFPTDEAATKLIWLALKNITANWGSAAHDWKSAMNQFAVLYGDRFIRPNW; via the coding sequence ATGCCGACCAAAAAGAAACCGGCCCGAGAGGCCCAGCGTGACCTTCCTTCCATTCCCCAAGAGCTGATCGACCAGTTCGTCAGCGGCCCGATGAGTGCCGACGCTATTCAGGATGCCGCGATGGCGTTTAAGAAAGCGCTGATCGAGCGAGCCCTTGGCGCCGAGATGGGGCACCACCTTGGTTATCCTCAGGGCGCGGAGCGCCCTGAGGATTCGAGTAATCAGCGTAATGGCAGAAGCAGCAAGACCGTGCTGACCGAAGACGGCCCGTTGCGTCTGGATATTCCCAGAGACCGCGACGGCAGTTTCGCCCCGATCCTGATCCCCAAGCACGAGCGCCGTTTCACGGGTTTCGACGACAAAATCATCGCCATGTATGCCCGTGGCATGAGCGTTCGCGAGATTCGTGCTTTCCTCTCGGAACAGTACGGCACAGATGTCTCTCATGACTTCATCAGCTCCGTCACCGATGCGGTTCTGGAGGAAGTCAGTACCTGGCAGCAACGCCCGCTTGAGCCCATGTATCCGGTCATTTTCTTCGATGCTCTGCGGGTCAAGATCCGTGACGAAGGCGTGGTTCGCAATAAGGCCATCTACTTGGCTCTGGGCGTGCTGCCGGATGGGACCCGAGATATTTTGGGGATCTGGATCGAGAACACTGAAGGTGCCAAGTTCTGGATGAAGGTCTTCAATGACCTCAAAACCCGGGGCGTCGAAGACGTGCTGATCGCGGTAACTGACGGGCTCAAAGGTATGCCGGAGGCTTTGAGTGCGGTGTTTCCAGAGACAACGCTGCAGACATGCATCGTCCATTTGATCCGCAACAGCCTTGATTACGCGGCGTGGGACAAGCGCCGTGAACTGGCCAAGGCCCTTAAGCCGATTTATCAAGCTCTCAATGCCGATGTCGCCGAACAGGCTCTGGACGCCTTCGAAGCGGGGCCGTGGGGCAAGCAGTATCCGACGATAGCGGCGGCTTGGAGACGCGCCTGGGAGCGGGTTATCCCATTTTTCGTGTTCCCACCCGCGATACGCAAAGTGATCTACACCACCAACGCGATCGAAAGCATCAATTCGCAGTTACGCAAGATCATCAAGACAAGAGGCCACTTTCCAACCGATGAGGCGGCGACAAAACTGATCTGGCTGGCGCTGAAAAACATCACCGCCAACTGGGGCAGCGCCGCCCATGACTGGAAAAGCGCCATGAATCAGTTTGCGGTTTTATATGGAGACCGATTCATCAGGCCGAACTGGTGA
- a CDS encoding DUF6124 family protein: MLKPTPNPPQAESTSPYEPLDSKKLHDAAERALDHYLKPSAAAVRFHKPSSMFQVVPDMDNESLLVHACESLASASIMTSDIAAYVETPQRQTILAIQQIIMLAELAVNRVLDNVEISQPAAHS, translated from the coding sequence ATGCTCAAACCCACACCCAATCCGCCCCAAGCCGAAAGCACCTCCCCCTACGAACCCCTCGATTCAAAAAAGCTCCACGACGCCGCCGAGCGTGCACTCGACCATTACCTGAAACCTTCCGCCGCCGCTGTGAGATTCCACAAACCCAGCAGCATGTTCCAGGTCGTCCCCGACATGGACAACGAAAGCCTGCTGGTTCACGCCTGCGAATCACTGGCCTCGGCAAGCATCATGACCAGCGACATTGCGGCCTATGTCGAAACCCCGCAGCGACAGACGATACTGGCGATCCAGCAAATCATCATGCTGGCCGAGCTGGCGGTGAATCGGGTGCTGGACAACGTGGAAATCAGCCAACCTGCAGCACACAGCTGA
- a CDS encoding LysR family transcriptional regulator yields the protein MDTLQNMRAFSCVAEAGSFTAAAVQLDTTTANVSRAVSNLEAHLQTRLLNRTTRRIALTEAGKRYLLRCEQILAYVEEAEAEASQAHARPAGQLKVHTMTGIGQHFVIDAIARYRKTHPDVTFDLTMANRVPDLLDEGYDVSIVLASELPDSGFVSQRLGITYSIVCASPAYVKANGCAQKPADLLNHACLRLVSPVIPLEKWAFNGPDGQEMVTINSSPFLVNSADAMKAAIISGMGVGVLPVYAAIEGLRNGTLVRMMPNYRSQELNLYAIYPSRQYLDAKIKTWVEYLRGSLPEILAAHQAELAAYELSGSLAGARVAN from the coding sequence ATGGACACATTGCAAAACATGCGCGCCTTCAGTTGTGTGGCCGAAGCCGGCAGCTTCACCGCCGCCGCCGTGCAACTCGACACCACCACGGCCAACGTCTCGCGCGCGGTCTCCAACTTGGAAGCCCACCTGCAAACCCGCCTGCTCAATCGCACGACCCGGCGCATCGCCCTGACCGAGGCCGGCAAGCGCTACCTGCTGCGCTGCGAACAGATCCTGGCCTATGTCGAAGAAGCCGAAGCCGAGGCCAGCCAGGCCCACGCCCGCCCCGCCGGCCAGTTGAAAGTGCACACCATGACCGGCATCGGCCAGCACTTCGTGATCGACGCCATCGCCCGCTACCGCAAGACCCACCCGGACGTGACCTTCGACCTGACCATGGCCAACCGCGTGCCGGACCTGCTCGACGAGGGCTACGACGTGTCCATCGTGCTCGCCAGCGAACTGCCGGACTCGGGCTTCGTCTCGCAACGCCTGGGCATCACCTACAGCATCGTCTGCGCCTCCCCGGCCTACGTGAAAGCCAACGGCTGCGCACAAAAGCCCGCAGACCTGCTGAACCACGCCTGCCTGCGCCTCGTCAGCCCGGTGATCCCCCTGGAAAAATGGGCCTTCAACGGCCCGGACGGCCAGGAAATGGTCACCATCAACAGCTCGCCGTTCCTGGTGAACTCCGCCGATGCGATGAAAGCCGCGATCATCAGCGGCATGGGCGTCGGCGTCCTGCCGGTCTACGCCGCCATCGAAGGCCTGCGCAACGGCACGCTGGTGCGGATGATGCCCAACTACCGCTCGCAGGAACTCAACCTGTACGCGATCTACCCGTCGCGGCAGTACCTGGACGCGAAGATCAAGACCTGGGTCGAGTATTTGCGCGGGTCACTGCCGGAGATATTGGCGGCACATCAGGCGGAACTGGCGGCGTATGAGTTGAGTGGGAGCCTCGCCGGAGCCCGCGTCGCCAACTGA